In Aspergillus flavus chromosome 3, complete sequence, one genomic interval encodes:
- a CDS encoding putative NAD dependent epimerase/dehydratase: MQPSKTILVTGASGFVAAHIIEAFISAGYNVRGTVRSEATAEKVKRTFPRYGEQLSFAIVPDIVKDGAFDEAVKGVDGIMHTACPGAIETDSNERDIVQPAISGTINILKSAQKHGLQVKRIVITSSFASMIDMSKGTWPGHTYSEKDWNPMTYEQAVSEGTSSVQAYLAAKKVAERAAWDFVRDENTSFDLVTILPPMIYGPNINATHVSQLNITSADIYRFMSPDSKPSDPIPDNGFWSWVDVRDVAQAHLKAYEVPEAGGERFFICAGNYSYQQIADILREKVPEVKDRVPIGKPGSGFGGVELYTPDAGKSQRILGLRYRGLEESAVDSAYAFLELEKHSN, from the coding sequence ATGCAACCATCCAAGACCATTCTTGTGACAGGAGCCTCCGGCTTTGTAGCCGCTCATATCATCGAAGCTTTTATCTCTGCCGGCTATAATGTCCGAGGCACAGTTCGTTCTGAAGCTACGGCGGAGAAGGTCAAGCGTACATTCCCACGATACGGCGAACAGCTAAGCTTTGCCATTGTTCCCGACATTGTCAAGGATGGTGCCTTCGACGAAGCAGTCAAAGGCGTCGATGGAATCATGCATACGGCTTGCCCAGGTGCTATTGAAACAGACAGCAACGAGCGAGATATTGTGCAACCTGCTATCAGCGGGACTATTAACATTCTCAAGTCCGCCCAAAAGCATGGACTTCAGGTCAAGCGCATTGTCATTACCTCTTCCTTCGCTTCCATGATCGACATGTCCAAAGGTACCTGGCCCGGTCATACCTACTCCGAGAAAGACTGGAACCCCATGACCTACGAACAGGCTGTGAGCGAAGGCACCTCCAGTGTGCAAGCATATCTTGCTGCAAAGAAAGTCGCAGAGCGAGCTGCATGGGACTTTGTCAGAGACGAAAATACTTCCTTTGACCTCGTGACCATCTTGCCGCCTATGATTTACGGCCCTAATATCAATGCTACCCATGTGTCGCAGTTGAACATCACCTCAGCTGATATATACCGGTTCATGTCTCCGGACTCGAAGCCAAGTGATCCCATACCTGACAATGGATTCTGGTCCTGGGTCGATGTAAGAGATGTTGCGCAGGCTCATTTGAAAGCGTACGAAGTTCCAGAGGCTGGCGGCGAGCGTTTCTTTATCTGTGCTGGAAATTACAGTTATCAACAAATTGCAGATATTTTGCGGGAGAAGGTCCCTGAAGTAAAGGATCGTGTACCTATCGGAAAGCCTGGCTCGGGATTCGGGGGTGTTGAGTTGTATACACCTGACGCCGGGAAGTCTCAGAGAATACTTGGGCTTCGTTATCGAGGCCTTGAGGAGAGTGCTGTCGACTCGGCTTATGCCTTTTTGGAGCTAGAGAAACACTCAAATTAA
- a CDS encoding monocarboxylate transporter, with protein sequence MRRAYARLYAQAALSIAEKEIDDLVSPNNLTSYAEDDRLHNELPFQLYPVLALVALSIYEYCQCGNVSRMRTRANQAITTAMDLGLHRLDTNASEAHRRAWWSAVSILYHTSVVQVSSPIITANDPRITTPFPKFKAFIDGPEPWPLLLKAQEAYISVSDLLGALGLVYKAPTQSLELRDQIYQLHSRIMSLATDSEFYMGLTCKDDAEGVAMQGMGLIAYLLLHSKREKGDMDDNNLTYSLSQTAPNSTVDKTARSHAGRTEEDSAVGFPDGGWRAWSVVLGSWCAMVPSFGLLNTMGVLEAWLANDQLKEYSKASIGWIFGLYSFFLYFGSVQVGPVFDAYGLRPLLIPGCIGLVGSLMVFSVASEYYQFMLGFSVLGGTSSSMVFTPSIACIAHWFHRRRALATGIAATAGGFGGIIFPIMIWNLSEVVGFQWAIRITGFICSFFCILCVLFLRTRLPPKNLGGGKVDIRALRETPFSLLTVAIFLIDFALLIPLTYLTSYAESHNMKESLAFQLVSILNAASILGRVVPGYFADRYGRFNVMIGTTLVCTIFTLALWLPAGSNPAAIVAYAVLFGFWSGSAISLAPVCVAQISSTEDFGKRYGTTYSLVSVGALFAIPIAGEILKAQSPGGEEEDYSGLVLFCGLVYACACLFFVLARGVCTGWRLKTVF encoded by the exons ATGCGACGCGCATATGCTCGTCTCTATGCGCAAGCCGCCCTTAGTATTGCGGAGAAGGAGATAGACGATCTTGTGTCACCAAACAACTTAACTTCTTATGCGGAAGACGATCGCCTTCACAACGAACTCCCCTTCCAGCTTTATCCAGTTTTGGCTCTTGTCGCCCTAAGTATCTACGAGTATTGTCAATGTGGCAATGTATCCCGGATGCGCACCCGCGCGAACCAGGCCATTACAACGGCCATGGATCTTGGTCTCCATCGCTTGGACACGAATGCTTCAGAAGCACACCGACGAGCATGGTGGTCCGCG GTTTCTATACTTTATCATACTTCAGTCGTACAAGTATCA TCACCGATCATCACTGCAAACGATCCTAGGATAACTACACCTTTCCCCAAATTCAAAGCGTTCATAGATGGACCGGAG CCATGGCCACTTTTACTTAAAGCTCAAGAAGCTTACATCTCTGTCTCTGACCTTCTGGGAGCCTTGGGTCTAGTATATAAAGCTCCCACACAGTCCCTTGAGTTGCGCGATCAGATCTATCAACTACACTCACGTATAATGTCTCTGGCGACAGACTCCGAGTTCTACATGGGTCTAACATGTAAGGACGATGCCGAAGGTGTTGCAATGCAGGGTATGGGACTGATCGCATATCTCTTGCTTCATTC gaaaagagaaaaaggcgACATGGACGACAACAACCTCACATATAGCCTGTCGCAAACCGCCCCGAATAGCACCGTGGACAAGACTGCAAGGTCGCATGCAGGCCGGACTGAGGAAGACAGTGCCGTAGGCTTTCCAGACGGCGGATGGCGAGCATGGAGCGTGGTGCTGGGGTCGTGGTGTGCAATGGTTCCCTCGTTCGGTCTTTTGAATACAATGGGTGTCCTGGAAGCTTGGTTGGCAAATGACCAGCTGAAAGAATATTCCAAAGCGTCTATCGGTTGGATATTTGGCCTgtattctttcttcctttacTTCGGAAGCGTGCAAGTTG GGCCGGTCTTTGATGCTTACGGTCTCCGACCCTTGCTTATCCCAGGATGTATCGGACTTGTCGGTTCTCTTATGGTTTTCAGTGTAGCAAGTG AATATTATCAATTCATGCTCGGATTCAGCGTCCTCGGCGGAACTTCCTCATCAATGGTCTTCACCCCAAGCATAGCCTGCATCGCACATTGGTTCCATCGACGTCGCGCCTTAGCGACAGGAATCGCAGCCACAGCCGGTGGTTTTGGCGGCATTATCTTCCCGATCATGATATGGAACCTGAGCGAAGTAGTCGGTTTCCAATGGGCAATCAGAATAACCGGTTTCATCTGCAGCTTCTTCTGTATTCTATGCGTCCTATTTTTAAGGACCAGATTACCCCCTAAAAACCTGGGCGGGGGCAAGGTCGACATTAGAGCCCTACGCGAAACCCCATTTTCCCTCCTCACTGttgccatcttcctcatcgactTCGCCCTGCTAATCCCTCTGACCTACCTGACCTCATACGCCGAATCACACAACATGAAAGAGAGCCTAGCATTCCAGCTAGTCTCGATCCTCAACGCCGCTTCGATCCTGGGACGAGTCGTCCCGGGCTATTTCGCAGACCGCTACGGTCGGTTCAATGTGATGATCGGCACAACACTGGTGTGTACCATTTTCACTCTGGCACTATGGCTACCAGCCGGGTCCAACCCCGCAGCTATCGTGGCATATGCTGTACTCTTTGGGTTCTGGAGCGGTTCTGCTATTAGTCTTGCCCCCGTTTGTGTTGCGCAGATCTCGTCCACGGAGGACTTCGGAAAGAGATATGGGACGACGTATTCGTTGGTTAGTGTTGGTGCTTTGTTTGCTATACCTATTGCCGGGGAGATCCTAAAAGCTCAGAGCCcgggaggagaggaagaggattaTTCGGGGCTTGTACTCTTTTGTGGGTTGGTGTATGCTTGTGcttgtttgttttttgttttggcGAGGGGGGTTTGTACTGGGTGGAGGTTAAAGACTGTATTTTAG